The Nyctibius grandis isolate bNycGra1 chromosome 3, bNycGra1.pri, whole genome shotgun sequence genome window below encodes:
- the OPRK1 gene encoding kappa-type opioid receptor isoform X2: MFVIIRYTKMKTATNIYIFNLAMADALVTTTMPFQSTEYLMNSWPFGDVLCKIVIAIDYYNMFTSIFTLTMMSVDRYIAVCHPVKALDFRTPLKAKIINICIWLLSSSVGISAIVLGGIKVREGDTECSLQFPDRDYVWWDTFMKICVFVFAFVIPVLIIIVCYTLMILRLKSVRLLSGSREKDRNLRRITRLVLVVVAVFIICWTPIHIFVLVEALGNVSHSTAAISSYYFCIALGYTNSSLNPILYAFLDENFKRCFKDFCFPFKTRMDRQSTSRVRNTVQDLPYMREADGTNKPV; this comes from the exons gtACACAAAGATGAAGACAGCAACTAACATCTACATTTTCAATCTGGCTATGGCAGATGCACTAGTTACCACGACTATGCCTTTCCAAAGCACTGAGTACCTGATGAACTCTTGGCCCTTTGGTGATGTGCTGTGTAAAATAGTTATTGCGATTGACTATTACAACATGTTTACCAGCATATTCACACTGACCATGATGAGTGTTGATCGATACATTGCTGTGTGTCACCCTGTGAAGGCTCTGGACTTCCGTACACCTCTCAAGGCGAAGATAATCAACATCTGTATCTGGCTATTGTCCTCATCTGTTGGTATATCTGCAATAGTTCTTGGAGGTATCAAAGTCAGGGAAGGTGA CACTGAATGCTCCTTGCAATTTCCAGACAGAGATTACGTGTGGTGGGACACCTTCATGAAAATCTGTGTCTTTGTCTTTGCATTTGTTATTCCAGTTCTCATTATAATTGTTTGCTATACTCTGATGATCCTGCGCCTTAAAAGCGTACGGCTTCTCTCAGGGTCTCGAGAGAAAGATCGAAACCTGCGCCGCATCACCAGGTTGGTTCTTGTGGTTGTGGCAGTTTTTATTATCTGTTGGACTCCTATTCACATTTTTGTGCTGGTTGAAGCGTTAGGGAATGTGTCCCACAGTACTGCTGCTATATCCAGCTATTACTTCTGTATTGCTTTGGGTTACACCAACAGCAGCCTCAATCCGATCCTTTACGCTTTTTTGGATGAAAACTTCAAGAGATGTTTCAAGGACTTCTGCTTCCCCTTTAAGACAAGGATGGACAGGCAGAGCACCAGCAGAGTCAGAAACACTGTGCAAGACCTGCCTTATATGAGGGAAGCAGATGGGACAAACAAACCTGTATGA
- the OPRK1 gene encoding kappa-type opioid receptor isoform X1, protein MKTATNIYIFNLAMADALVTTTMPFQSTEYLMNSWPFGDVLCKIVIAIDYYNMFTSIFTLTMMSVDRYIAVCHPVKALDFRTPLKAKIINICIWLLSSSVGISAIVLGGIKVREDTASTECSLQFPDRDYVWWDTFMKICVFVFAFVIPVLIIIVCYTLMILRLKSVRLLSGSREKDRNLRRITRLVLVVVAVFIICWTPIHIFVLVEALGNVSHSTAAISSYYFCIALGYTNSSLNPILYAFLDENFKRCFKDFCFPFKTRMDRQSTSRVRNTVQDLPYMREADGTNKPV, encoded by the exons ATGAAGACAGCAACTAACATCTACATTTTCAATCTGGCTATGGCAGATGCACTAGTTACCACGACTATGCCTTTCCAAAGCACTGAGTACCTGATGAACTCTTGGCCCTTTGGTGATGTGCTGTGTAAAATAGTTATTGCGATTGACTATTACAACATGTTTACCAGCATATTCACACTGACCATGATGAGTGTTGATCGATACATTGCTGTGTGTCACCCTGTGAAGGCTCTGGACTTCCGTACACCTCTCAAGGCGAAGATAATCAACATCTGTATCTGGCTATTGTCCTCATCTGTTGGTATATCTGCAATAGTTCTTGGAGGTATCAAAGTCAGGGAAG ATACTGCTAGCACTGAATGCTCCTTGCAATTTCCAGACAGAGATTACGTGTGGTGGGACACCTTCATGAAAATCTGTGTCTTTGTCTTTGCATTTGTTATTCCAGTTCTCATTATAATTGTTTGCTATACTCTGATGATCCTGCGCCTTAAAAGCGTACGGCTTCTCTCAGGGTCTCGAGAGAAAGATCGAAACCTGCGCCGCATCACCAGGTTGGTTCTTGTGGTTGTGGCAGTTTTTATTATCTGTTGGACTCCTATTCACATTTTTGTGCTGGTTGAAGCGTTAGGGAATGTGTCCCACAGTACTGCTGCTATATCCAGCTATTACTTCTGTATTGCTTTGGGTTACACCAACAGCAGCCTCAATCCGATCCTTTACGCTTTTTTGGATGAAAACTTCAAGAGATGTTTCAAGGACTTCTGCTTCCCCTTTAAGACAAGGATGGACAGGCAGAGCACCAGCAGAGTCAGAAACACTGTGCAAGACCTGCCTTATATGAGGGAAGCAGATGGGACAAACAAACCTGTATGA